The following are from one region of the Periophthalmus magnuspinnatus isolate fPerMag1 chromosome 5, fPerMag1.2.pri, whole genome shotgun sequence genome:
- the LOC117371200 gene encoding mitogen-activated protein kinase kinase kinase 12-like: protein MALLHEQRAPSPSLSGFNSPLSDPPSFRRLDAETPCTPEMDLTPTQCVLRNVLSIDTGSVVEQGGGGEGQTVGHNHSPNEEQQEHFANSVLKLHEHDGSPCRTEGEERDMDCTMVRSPGDGARLQCQSTGGGGGFLEGLFGCLRPVWTMIGKAYSTEHKHDLDEAWEVPFEEISDLQWVGSGAQGAVFLGKLHGQEVAVKKVRNIKETDIKHLRKLKHPNIITFKGICTQAPCYCIIMEYCAQGQLYEVLRAGRKIHPSLLMDWAMGIAGGMNYLHLHKIIHRDLKSPNMLITYDDAVKISDFGTSKELSDKSTKMSFAGTVAWMAPEVIRNEPVSEKVDIWSFGVVLWEMLTGEVPYKDVDSSAIIWGVGNNSLQLPVPDSCPDSFKLLLRQCWNCKPRNRPSFRQILLHLDIASADILSTPQETYFQSQVEWRDEVRHHFEQIKSEGTCLHRLDEELIKRRREELRHALDIREHYERKLERANNLYMELNAIMLQLEIKEKELLKREQSLDKKYPGCFKHHRQSASSNSMEKLMKKRNVPQKLPSHSKRPDLLKSEVILPKLDSSITQVTIPNKGSTSPGRSRRGKPRYRKAGKGSSGDLAQLKATLSSSLAMVNATCSVPSSKQLLDRSAALKGLQHDLLLKKMSSSSPDLISTTLEAEGRRKGQLKTGLDRAGSQSASGLEESRTEGQEVRVDVGVRTDDLVETPPRSDTPSEDAASIPFSSSPDSPCGRGAAAGRGSVLGSTRVPHDGDDKEEGTVITRSPRSQRLTPSALLYRAAVTRSQRRGLSSEEEEGEVDSEVELPRRRCTMSMTKCQSLSTFSSENLSVSDGEEGNTTDHSHSGTPDVVSTNTDERLDDKSDDLLSQGSEIPADPSDPTQLGSDGLSEKEAILRRVKSQLASNDLNYEGLYDDSDCDSTELDHSCSGDPGPPPNNW, encoded by the exons ATGGCGCTCCTTCACGAGCAGCGCGCaccttctccttctctgtccGGCTTCAACTCGCCTCTGTCAGACCCTCCGTCCTTTCGCCGTCTGGATGCCGAGACGCCGTGCACCCCAGAAATGGACCTAACCCCGACCCAGTGTGTCCTCCGTAACGTCCTGTCCATAGACACGGGGAGTGTggtggagcagggaggagggggtgagggacAGACCGTCGGACATAATCACTCTCCAAATGAGGAACAACAAGAGCACTTTGCCAACAGTGTTTTGAAACTTCACGAGCACGACGGGAGTCCCTGCAGGACCGAGGGAGAGGAGCGGGACATGGACTGTACTATGGTCAGGAGCCCGGGGGACGGGGCCAGGCTGCAGTGTCAGTCGACTGGAGGGGGCGGGGGCTTCCTGGAGGGGCTCTTTGGGTGTCTGAGACCGGTCTGGACTATGATTGGCAAAGCTTACTccacagaacacaaacatgatCTGGATG AAGCTTGGGAGGTCCCGTTTGAGGAGATCTCAGACCTTCAGTGGGTCGGCAGTGGAGCCCAAGGTGCCGTTTTCCTCGGCAAACTGCACGGACAGGAAGTAGCGGTCAAAAAAGTGAGGAACATTAAAGAGACGGATATCAAGCATCTACGCAAACTCAAGCATCCCAACATCATCACTTTCAA GGGGATCTGCACTCAAGCTCCATGTTACTGCATCATTATGGAATACTGCGCGCAAGGCCAGCTGTACGAGGTGTTAcgagcaggaagaaaaatccACCCGTCTCTGCTCATGGACTGGGCCATGGGAATCGCAGGGGGCATGAACTACCTCCACCTGCACAAAATCATCCACCGAGACCTCAAGTCGCCAAA TATGCTGATAACCTACGACGACGCTGTGAAGATCTCCGACTTCGGGACGTCCAAAGAACTTAGCGACAAGAGCACCAAGATGTCCTTCGCGGGGACGGTGGCCTGGATGGCTCCTGAGGTCATACGCAACGAACCTGTCTCTGAGAAAGTCGATATATG GTCGTTCGGAGTCGTGCTGTGGGAGATGTTAACGGGAGAGGTGCCCTATAAGGACGTGGACTCTTCGGCCATCATCTGGGGGGTGGGCAACAACAGTCTGCAGCTGCCTGTACCTGATAGCTGCCCTGACAGCTTTAAGCTCCTCCTGAGGCAGTGCTG GAACTGCAAGCCGAGAAACAGGCCGTCGTTTCGTCAGATTCTTTTGCATCTGGACATTGCGTCTGCAGACATCTTATCGACCCCGCAGGAAACCTATTTTCAGTCACAG GTGGAGTGGAGGGACGAGGTCAGGCACCACTTTGAACAGATCAAATCTGAAGGGACGTGTCTCCACAGACTCGACGAGGAGCTGATCAAACGTCGCAGGGAAGAACTCAg ACATGCCCTTGACATCCGAGAACATTACGAGAGAAAACTGGAGCGAGCCAACAACTTGTACATGGAGCTAAATGCCATCATGCTGCAGCTGGAGATCAAGGAGAAGGAACTCCTCAA GAGGGAGCAGTCTCTGGACAAGAAGTATCCAGGCTGCTTCAAACACCACAGACAATCTGCCTCATCAAACTCAATGGAGAAACTCATGAAGAAACGAAATGTACCTCAGAAACTGCCGTCCCACAGCAAGAG GCCTGACTTACTGAAATCTGAAGTCATCCTTCCCAAACTGGACTCATCTATTACCCAAGTCACTATCCCCAATAAAGGCTCAACATCACCTGGAAGGTCTCGCAGGGGCAAACCTCGCTACAGAAAGGCCGGTAAAGGCAGTAGTGGGGATTTGGCTCAGCTGAAGGCGACACTGTCCTCCTCTTTAGCCATGGTCAATGCGACCTGCTCAGTACCCAGCAGCAAACAGCTTTTGGATCGTAGTGCCGCCCTCAAAGGACTCCAACATGACCTTCTGCTCAAGAAAATGTCCTCCTCCAGCCCTGACCTTATCTCCACCACTCTGGAGGCTGAGGGGAGGAGAAAAGGCCAGCTGAAGACCGGACTGGACAGAGCGGGCAGTCAGAGCGCCTCTGGGCTGGAGGAGAGTCGGACTGAAGGGCAGGAGGTGAGGGTGGATGTGGGAGTACGGACTGATGATTTAGTAGAAACACCTCCACGCAGTGACACGCCAAGTGAAGACGCAGCGTCCATACCTTTTTCCAGCAGTCCTGACTCTCCCTGCGGCAGGGGGGCTGCCGCTGGGAGGGGCTCGGTGCTGGGCAGCACGCGGGTTCCTCATGACGGTGACGATAAAGAGGAGGGGACCGTGATCACACGCTCTCCGAGGAGTCAGAGGCTCACACCCTCAGCTCTTCTGTACAGAGCTGCAGTCACACGCAGTCAG AGACGTGGCTTGTCgtcagaagaagaggagggtgaAGTGGACAGTGAGGTGGAGCTGCCAAGGAGACG ATGCACTATGAGCATGACCAAGTGCCAGTCCCTCTCCACGTTCAGCTCAGAGAACTTATCAGTGTCAGACGGAGAAGAGGGGAACACCACGGACCACTCCCACAGCGGCACTCCAGATGTGGTCAGCACCAACACCGACGAGCGCCTGGACGACAAAAGTGATGACCTTCTGTCTCAAGGCTCCGAGATCCCCGCCGACCCGTCTGACCCGACACAACTGGGCTCCGATGGACTGTCAGAGAAAGAGGCCATCCTCAGACGAGTCAAGAGCCAGCTCGCTTCAAACGACCTTAACTATGAG GGCCTTTACGATGACTCTGATTGTGACAGTACTGAGCTGGACCACTCCTGCAGTGGAGACCCAGGTCCGCCTCCAAACAACTGGTGA